The Bacteroidales bacterium genome includes a region encoding these proteins:
- the brxL gene encoding BREX system Lon protease-like protein BrxL, with protein MKELDKKLNEQFAGKVVRKDLTKLIKGNAIVPTYVLEYLLGQYCATDDEDTINEGVDTVKNIIAKHFVHRDESQLIKSTIRDKGSHRIIDKVSVKLNEQRDCHEAYFANLGLNKVVINDDIIRTHQKLLSGGVWCITTIGYVGGEERDGSPWVIESLKPIQISYTDIEEYKQLRGKFTKNEWIDVLMQTIGLNPDEFTFRSKLLQLSRLVPFAENNYNLIELGPKGTGKSHIYSEMSPHGILISGGEVTKAKLFVNNSTGEIGLVGYWDCVAYDEFAGRSKRTDRGLVDIMKNYMANKTFSRGTQVYGATASMVFVGNTDHSVPYMLKHSNLFEALPQDYNDAAFLDRIHAYIPGWEVQKLRNEMFTDSYGFIVDYLAEVLKELRKEDHMHAYSKYFQLSDSITTRDKNSISKTFSGLLKVIYPNNEYNEDEAKELLDLAIENRKRVKQQLIKMDETFEEVDFSYVIKSSGKKVDIETLEIEELFGKKKAVEEQKEEKKEINFNNLEACHRIIRDNQTGISYKNLFGDYLIGATEIKVVDPYVRLPYQLRNLMELTKLVAEQKGEVEEVKFHLVTYNSEDYIENVKEAFRNITESLEPLGILFTYEFDENAHDRSIEPNNGWKIILGRGLDIFQKTGGWYDIAEYYQEKRQCKACEVTILRDFEK; from the coding sequence ATGAAAGAACTTGATAAAAAACTCAATGAGCAATTTGCCGGGAAGGTAGTTCGCAAGGACCTTACGAAATTGATAAAAGGAAACGCCATAGTTCCTACCTACGTGCTCGAGTATTTGCTCGGTCAGTATTGTGCAACAGACGATGAAGACACAATAAATGAAGGTGTCGATACGGTCAAAAATATTATTGCCAAGCACTTTGTGCACCGCGACGAATCCCAGTTAATTAAATCTACAATACGCGACAAGGGATCTCACCGCATCATCGACAAGGTATCAGTAAAGCTTAATGAGCAGCGGGACTGCCATGAGGCCTATTTTGCCAACCTGGGTCTGAACAAAGTGGTGATAAATGATGATATTATCAGAACACATCAAAAGCTTCTTTCAGGAGGTGTTTGGTGTATCACCACCATTGGATATGTTGGTGGCGAAGAAAGGGATGGTTCTCCCTGGGTAATCGAAAGTCTAAAGCCCATTCAAATCAGCTACACGGATATTGAGGAATACAAACAGCTAAGGGGCAAGTTTACCAAGAATGAATGGATTGATGTTTTGATGCAGACCATAGGTTTAAACCCGGATGAATTTACTTTTAGATCAAAATTATTGCAGCTCTCAAGGCTTGTGCCTTTTGCTGAAAACAACTACAATCTGATTGAACTGGGACCCAAAGGCACTGGGAAATCGCACATTTATTCGGAAATGTCCCCTCACGGAATTTTGATCTCCGGCGGGGAAGTTACAAAGGCCAAACTTTTTGTAAACAATAGTACCGGAGAAATCGGATTGGTTGGTTATTGGGACTGTGTTGCTTATGACGAGTTTGCCGGAAGATCCAAGCGAACGGACAGGGGGCTGGTGGATATCATGAAAAATTACATGGCCAATAAAACTTTTTCAAGAGGAACCCAGGTGTATGGAGCTACTGCAAGTATGGTGTTTGTTGGCAATACAGATCACTCCGTTCCCTACATGCTCAAACACTCCAATTTATTTGAAGCACTTCCACAGGATTATAATGATGCAGCATTTCTCGATAGAATCCATGCATACATACCAGGGTGGGAGGTGCAAAAGCTACGGAATGAAATGTTCACAGATAGCTATGGGTTCATAGTGGACTATCTGGCTGAGGTCCTAAAGGAGCTGCGCAAAGAGGATCACATGCATGCGTATAGTAAGTACTTTCAGCTATCAGATTCTATCACAACAAGGGATAAAAATTCGATTTCAAAAACATTTTCTGGTTTGTTGAAAGTCATTTATCCGAATAATGAATACAATGAAGATGAAGCCAAAGAATTGCTGGATCTGGCTATTGAGAACCGCAAACGAGTGAAGCAGCAGCTTATCAAAATGGATGAGACCTTCGAGGAAGTGGATTTTAGTTACGTTATTAAATCCAGCGGTAAAAAGGTTGACATAGAAACTCTTGAAATAGAAGAGCTTTTCGGTAAGAAGAAAGCCGTAGAAGAGCAAAAGGAAGAAAAGAAAGAAATAAACTTTAATAATTTAGAGGCTTGCCATCGGATAATCCGCGACAATCAAACGGGGATTTCATATAAAAACCTATTTGGCGATTATCTGATCGGTGCCACAGAGATTAAAGTTGTTGATCCTTACGTCAGGTTGCCTTATCAGCTTAGGAACCTGATGGAGTTAACGAAGCTAGTTGCTGAACAGAAAGGAGAAGTAGAGGAGGTCAAATTCCACTTGGTCACATACAATAGTGAAGATTACATTGAAAATGTAAAGGAAGCATTCAGGAACATAACAGAGTCTCTTGAACCTCTAGGAATTCTCTTCACCTACGAATTTGACGAAAATGCACACGACCGGTCTATTGAACCTAATAACGGTTGGAAGATCATTTTGGGCCGAGGACTTGATATCTTTCAAAAGACTGGTGGCTGGTACGACATTGCAGAATACTATCAGGAAAAACGGCAGTGCAAAGCTTGTGAGGTTACAATTTTGCGGGATTTTGAAAAGTAA